The nucleotide sequence TTCTGAGGTATCAATAATAAGAATATTTTGGGATTCTGCCTGTGAGGTAATAAATAAAAAAATTAGAAATATAACCAAATATTTAATTAATTTCATTATTACTACTTCCCTCCAGTACTAATTGAAATTCCTTGCATCAAATACCTATGGAATATAATAAATATTATTAATGTGGGAGCCACTGATATAAAAGCACCAGCCATTAAGGGACCAATACCTCTAAAAGGATCTGCCCAACCTGCTGCGAATCTTACTAATGCGATGGGTAAAGTCAACTTTTCTGGAGTATTCATTACCAACAATGGCCATAAGAAACTGTTCCATGAAGCCAAGAAAGACATCAAACCCAAAGTAAGTAATGCTGGCCTTACAAAAGGAAGAACAATAGTTAACAAAAATCTAAGTCTTGAACAACCATCTATCCAAGCAGCATCTTCAAGTTCTCGAGGTATACCTAACATATATTGTCTTAAAAGAAAAACACCAAAAGTGCCTCCAAGCCCAGGAAGGATCAAAGCAGAAAAACTATCTATCAAACCTAAGGTGTGAATTATAAAAAATTGAGGAACTAAAAAAAGAACTCCTGGAAAAGCAAGAATTCCTACGTAACTCCAGAATATTAAGTTTCTACCTCTAAATCTTAATCTTGAAAGAGCATAAGCAGCAGGTGTCGCGATAATTAAGCCCAAAATCGTTGCTAAAGATGCAACAATTAAACTATTAACAATACCTCGAGAAACACTTATTCCACTTGCAGGAGCAAAGACTATATTATAGTTTTCTAAAGTAGCTTCCTTGGGAATCCATCGAGGTGGATTTTCTGCAACAGCAGTATAGGTTGATTTAAAAGATGTAGATAGCATCCAAAAAATTGGAATAAACCAAAAACCTGCAATAATCCAAAGAATTACAGATAATATTACTTGCTTTGTCTTTTTATTTACTAATTTATTTAAAATACCAATTTTCCTCATAATTTATCACTCCTCAGCACTTTTAATTGTTCTTGTAAGCATTGCCAGTTGCAATAATCCAAAAATTAATACCACTGCAAATATATACCATGAAATCGCAGCAGCCCTTCCCAACTCCTGACGAGTAAATCCCACAAGATAGAGGTAATAAACCATAGTACGTGTAGTTCCTGCAGGACCCCCTCCTGTGAAAAAGTAAACCTGGTCAAATAAACCAAAAGCTAATAATACTTGTCTTACCACATCAAAAAAAAGAACATTTCTCATCCAAGGAAGAGTAATGTGCCAAAAACACTTCCAAGAACTTGCTCCATCAACCTTTGCAGCTTCATACTGCTCAGGAGGAATTCTCTGAAGAGCTCCAAGATAAAGTAATACACTAAATCCAACTATCCACCAAATTGTAGTTATAATAATGCATGTCCATGCTCGAGTAGGTGTCTCAAACCAAGAAATTGCTTCCTTTAATATCCCTATTTTATTAAGATAATAGTTGGCAAGACCCGAGGGATAAGAAGCATAAATCCACTTCCAAGTTGTAAGGATACCAACAGATCCAAAAAAGGTGGGAGAAACAAAAGCAACTAATAACCATAATTTTCCATATACCTTTTGATTTAAAAGTAATGCAATAAGAAGACCAACAATAATTGTTAAAGGAACACTGATAATTGCAAAAATTACTGTATTTCTAACTGCTAACCAAAATCTATCATCATTCCAAATACGTATGAAATTTTCAAGTCCTATAAAAATTTTTTGTCCAAGTAAATTCCAATTATGAGTACTCATTAGAACATTAGTAATAAGGGGGACAGCAATAAATAACAGAAAGAATAGAAAATGGGGGAGGAGGAACCCCCAATTTCCTACCTCCCACCACAGTTTCTTAGAAGAAAATTTAATCATCTTAATTTCTCTCCTTCTTAATCCTATTATTTAACCATCGCCCAGTAATCATCTAGAATACTCTGAACAGCCTTCTCAGCTTTTTCCATAGCTTGTTCTGGGGTTAATTTTCTTGTTATTAGCACATCCTCAAGATTAACAGCTATCTCATCTACTACCTCTGAAATATATGGGAAGAATTGGAAAGTCTTTACATATGGTAATTGCTGGGCTACAACATAGATATGGGGTAGCTTCTTTTTTAATTCTTCGCTTCTTGCTATAGATTTTCTTGCAGGAGTTTGTCCTGCCGCATACCAATCAAGGGCATGCTCCCATAGATATCTTATCCATTTCATTGCAGCCTCAAAAACTCTTTTATCTTCAACCATAACTTTCGGTAGAGCTAAAACATGAGATCCACCAAATACTGCAGGTTTCGTTCCTAATAGTGGTGCTGGAGCATATCCAAAATCTTTTCCAAGAGCTTCCATCCATGGATTGATAGTCCAAATACCCGTTATTAAAACAGAAGTTTGTCCAGATTGGAAGGGTGGTCCTGGATCTACCGCAGCCTTAGGTAAGATTCCTCGATCTTGTAAATCCATCATAAAATATAAAGTTTTTATTGCTGCTTCTTTAAAGGCTGGTTTTTTGAAATCCGGGGTTAGTAAATCACCACCATGTTGCCAGAGAAGATGGACAAATATCCACGCCCAAGTAGGTGTTTCATAGTAAGGAGTTAACCCCTTGGGTGTAATTTTCTTTAGGGCTTCCATAGCTTTTATAAACTCGGCTCTTGTCTTTGGAGGTTTTTCTGGATCTAAGCCTGCTTTTTTAAAGTTTGCCTTATTATATGCCATATAGAAAATCCATACATCAAGAGGAATCCCATAATATTTATTATCTTTAACTAATCCTTCTAAAAGTTGAGGATAAATATCACGAATATCGATTCCATAATTTTTTAGCTCTGTAGCTGTAAAAGGTCTAAAGTGATCAAGGTATAAAGGCATATCAAATTTTCGCATAAACAAAACTTGAGGTGCAGACTTTGTAGCTATTCCTGTAGATAGCTTTTGCTTATATTCTACCGAGGATACAACTACTAAGTGTACAACTTCTACATCAGGATTCTGTTTATTAAAGTTTTGTATAATCCTATCCATGTAAGCACCATCTGCACCACCTAGTGGAGTCATAAAAGTTATTGTTGTTTTAGTTTGTGGAATTGCGGTATTAAATAATACTGTGAATATAGTTAATAACAAACAAAGGATAAAATATTTTTTCACAGAAGACACCTCCTAGATTTTTAGTTAATATTTCCAAGGGGAAAGTTATAATATTTTTTCACCTCCTTTTTTATTATTGGAAACCTTTCCAATTTATATTTTAAATAACAATTTTACTAAACTCTTTACTTCAAATTTTAATTCAAACTTTTTAAAAAGTCAATGGGGTATATTTTTATATTTGACATTTCTTAATCTCAGTGTTATTCTCTTATATAATTTATACTGATTCTCTAGAAAAAAAGAGAAAATTTTTATGTTAAAGCTAAATCTTGATAGAGATTGGGAATATACAGAAAGTAATCTTATAAATCTATCTTCCCTTTTAAACCCCAGTATATCTTGGAAAAAAATAGACCTTCCTCATGATGCAGTTATTAGTCTGGAAAGAAAAGAAAAAAATCCTTCGGGAGCGGATGAAGGATTTACTCCTGGAGTAAGTTTGTTTTACAGAAAGAAGTTATTCTTAGACGAGAAATTCAAAAATAAGAAGTTGATCCTGGAGTTTGAAGGAATCATGGGAATATCAGAAATATTTATAAATGGCATACTAATAAGCAAACATTACTATGGCTATACAAGTTTTCTAGTTGATATTACAAATTTTATAAAGATTAAAGAAGAGAATATAATCTTAATTCATGTAGATACAAAAGAAAAACCAAGTTCCCGATGGTACACTGGAGCAGGTATATATAGACATGTATGGCTACATGTAGGAGAAAGATTATATATAAAACCTTGGGAATTACATGTATCAAGCAAAATAAAAGAAGATAATAAAGCCTTATTAAAGATAAAGGTAAATATAAAAAATGAATCTGAAAAAGATAGTACAGGTAAGATTTTCTTTCAAATTTTAAATTCTGAGGAGAAGCTTATAAAAGAAAAACATGAAGATTTTAATATAAAAGTCGATGAAGAAAAGATTATTGATTCTGAAATTGAACTTGAAAACTTTATAAAATGGGATATAGAAAGTCCTTATCTTTACAAACTAAAGGCTGTTGTATCTATAGATGGTAAAAAGGTAGATGAAAGTTTTACTAATTTTGGAATAAGAGAAATTGAGTTAAATCCTCAAGAAGGATTTAAATTAAACGGAAGAGTTTTAAAGTTAAAAGGTGGATGTATTCATCATGATAATGGAATCTTAGGAAGCGCAAGCTATGATAAATCTGAAGAGAGAAAAGTAGAAATTTTAAAGAAAAATGGCTTCAATGCAGTAAGAACTGCTCATAATCCCTTTTCTCCTTCTTTTCTTGATGCTTGTGATAAATTAGGAATGCTTGTTATTGAAGAATTCTTCGATGAATGGGTAGGTGGAAAAAGAACTTTTGGCTATCATTTATATTTTGATAAATACTGGGAAGAAGAAATTGAAAATACTATAAAGAGAGACTTTAATCACCCTTCTATTATTATCTGGTCCATTGGAAATGAAATCACATGGGGTGCTGGAATTGATCCAGAAGATGAAAAAAGTTATTCAAGTATTCACAGATGGACTGAGAAATTAGCCAAAAAAGTAAAGGAACTTGATTCTACCAGATTCATAACCCAAGCTTTTTGTCACTTTATTTTTGAATACGAAAACAATATAGAAATGTTTGAAGAAATGGACATTGTTTATAGCAAGATAAAAAATGAAATAAATTTAAAAGAAGATAAATGGGGAAAGATTACAGAAAAAATGTGCAAATACCTAGATATAGCAGGGTATAATTATAAACATGAAAGATACGGATATGATCATAAAGTATATCCTTCAAGAATTATCTGTGGAACCGAGACTTTTCCTTACACTTCCTTTAATAGCTGGAAGGAAACTTTAAAATATCCCAATGTAATAGGAGATTTTGTATGGACTGCTATAGATTATTTAGGAGAAGCAGGAATTGGAAAAGTAAGCTTAGATGAGGAAGATTTTAAAAATTTTTTAGGCCAATATCCATGGTTTACAGCTAATTGTGGAGATATAGATATTTGCGGAGATAAAAGACCCCAATCCTATTATAGAGACATAGTATGGGGATTGAGAAAAGATCCCATAATCTTCGTACTTCCTCCTGAATATTACGGAAGAAAATTATATATTAAACTTTGGGCATGGGAACCTGTTGAAAGAAATTATAGTTTTCCAGGCCACGAGGGAAAAAAGATAAGAATTTTTGTATATGCTAATGCGGATGAAGTAGAACTTTTTCTAAATGGAAAAAGTCTCTGTAAAAAGCCCTCAGGAGAAGTTGTTAAATTAAAAACTATATATGACATTAATTATGAACCAGGTATTTTAGAAGCTATTGCTTATAAAGATGGCAAAATTATTGGTAAAGACACATTAGAAACTGTTGGAAAACCCGTAAAATTAAATATTATTCCCGAAAAAGATATTATCTCTACTACCAATGGAGATCTTTGTTTTATAAAAATTGTTGCATTAGATGAAAAGGAAAGAGAAGTTGTTTATGCTAACAACAAAATACAAGTAAAAATTGAAGGAGGAGAATTTTTGGCTCTAGGAAATGCAGATCCATGCACTCTTGAAAGTTTTGCTCTACCTGAAGGGAAATTGTATAAGGGTAGAGCCTTGTTAATTGTGAAAAGTAGGGGAATAAAAGAAGATATAAAAATAACAGTAGAAGGAGAAAAACTTTTAAAAGATGAGAAAATAATAAGAGTGGTATAAAAGAACATGAAGGGAGTGGGAATAATTAGCAGTGGAGTAATAAGAAATTTGATATTATCGGGTATTATTCTAATCATATGCTATTTTATACATCGGTTTATACTCAAAGGCATAAATAGTATTGCTCTAAGAACAGGTAAAGAGATAAAGACCCCGAAAACTGTATCAATGTTAATCGGCTTTTTAATCTTTGGATTTGGAATCGCTATAGTTTTATCTATATGGAATGTAAATATTACACCATATTTGACGGGACTTGGAATTTCGGGAGTAGTCTTAGGTCTTGCTTTTCAAGAACCTCTTACTAATTTCTTATCAGGTATAATGGTCCTTGTAACGCGAAAGGTTTTCGAAGGAGAAATGGTAGATATAGATGGAATTTCTGGAATTATAGATATTGTAGAAATGAACCATACAAGAGTTCAAACTTTTGATGGAAAACTTGTTTTAATACCAAATAGAAAAGTTTGGTCAGGCATAGTAACTAAATACTGGCCAGGTCCCTATAGAAGAGTAAACTTTGATGTTACAGTTGATTATTCATCTGATCTTCAGAAGGTAATAGAACTAATAAAAAAAGCAATAGAAGAAGAACCTCTTATAGTAAAAAATAACATGATAAATAATCTTGTAGTCTTTAAGGAATATGGTAATTCGGGAGTAACATATACAGTATATTTCTGGGTTGCTAAAGAAACTTATTTTGAAGCAATCAATGCATTGAGTATCAGAATAAAAAAGATTTTTGATGAGAACCATATAAGGATTCCTTACATGGTTGTAGATTTAAGATTTACCCAAAATGTTAAATAAAAATTTTTAATAACGCGAAATATTTAAGATCTCCTTTAAAAAATATAAACTGAGGGGGGAAGAATATGAATAAAGAATTTGTCGATATTAGTGATAATTTAGTTATCTTAAATTTATCAATTGATGACTCCGAAATTGCAACCTTTTTAAGAGAATTTAAAGAAGAAGAAAGAATAAATATAGCCAAGAGAGTATTCAAGATTGGAGTTTTAGCCATGAATAGTGCTCTTTTTAATGGAACATCTCTTTTTATTAGGGAATCTCTAAAAAATTGGCAAATTGAAACCAATAATGTAATAACTGAGATCTTGAATAAAAACAAAGAGTTAATTTTAAAAGAAATGGCAAATTGTGTAGAAGAAAATATATCCAAAAATATAACCTATAGATTAGAAGATATTACAAAAAACACATCAGAAAGAATAAGAGAAAAACTTGAAGATGTACAAAAGAGAATAGATCCAAATCATCCTGAAAGTTATCTAAAGGTTATTAATGAAGCCATTGAAAATATTAAAAAAGAATTCAATCCAGATATAGAAGGATCATATCTGTATAAGATTAAGAATGTATTAAATGATTTTTATTCTTTTGATGGTCCTGCCTATAAATGTATCTATGATTCCTTTGATAAAATAGGAAAGAATCTAATCAATCCCCTAAAGGAAATGCTTGATAAGATCGATAATACTATGATTAGAATTGGAGAAAGATTACAAATCGGTCATATCCAAAGAGGTCATGCCTTTGAAGAAGATGTTTTAAGATTACTTCTCGAAAGAATTTCCGCAATAACAGGAGACGAAATTGTACATGTTGGAAAAGATGGAAGGTCTGGAGACTGGATTATCAAGGTTTATTATGGAAATATTAATAATAGAAAAGAAATTGGAAAAATAGTAATTGAAACAAAAGACAGCAAAAAAAGCAAAGGAAATGTAGATGAAGAGCTAACGAAAGCTATAGAGCATAGAGATGCTCAGATAGGAATTCTAGTTTTTGCTAAAATGGAACAAAATCCTTATAATATATCCTTCAATGTCATAGACAAGGATTATTCAAAAATGGTATGTGTTTGGGATGAAGAAGGAACAAATTTAAATTTTGCATATCAACTTGCAAGATTAATCTTGATAGAAAAATATCTAAGCAAAGAAGGAAAAATAAATTGGAAAGATCTTATAAAGAAAATTGATGATATCATAGAAGAGGTAAATAAGATAGATGAGATTATAAAAAATGCTAAAGAACTAAAAAACACTGCGGAAGAAACTTTCAAAAAGGGACAGGAAATTAAAAAGAATCTTAGTTCTAAGCTTAATCAATTAAAGGAAATAAGTTTTTATAGCTAAAATTCGAAGTTAAATCCAGAAATTATAGAATAAAAAGATTTTAAGCTGTTTTCCATTAAAATTTCACTTCTTAACACTAAATATGGCTTAAAGGGTATAGTATTTTCTGGCTCCCATCCTATACTAAAGTTTACTCCAGGTTTTTTCTCCCCTAAAACAAAGTATAGCCCCATTCCTAGAGATAGATGTAGCCATTCATCATACCTTTTTTCAAGGGAAAATCCTATCAAATTAATATCTTTAATATATGCATATTCTATTCCCATTTTAAAGTCTTTTTTTAGAGGAACAAGCAATCTTAATCCATAGTAATTTAAACCACTATTATCAATATAGGAATTTCCCCATTGTAATCTAAAAACCCAATTAATTTTATCTTCTCTATAAGGCATCGGTGATTCAAGATTCATATTTTTTAAGTCATAGCCATGGGGTGGACTTTGAAATTCTTTGTATAAATCAAATTCTATAAAATCATTTTCTCTATACTTTACCTGTATTATTTTTCTATCCAAATAATAAATGCTCGACCAACAAGTGGTTTCTTGCTTTACCCTATCTAAAAACCTTTTTACAATTTCTTGAGTTTTTATATTTACTAAATTTTCCCTAATAATGTCATATCTCTCAAGAGAGGTAGGACTTTCTGAGATATAAATTTCTTTGGATATAAAATGGTTTGTTAGGATTTGAGTCTTAAAAGAGTTTTTCAATATTACTTTTTTCCCATCCACATATTCTATTACAGCAGAATTTCCCATCCTATCTACTATTAAATAATGAACCACAGGATTTCCTAAAAAAGTACCAAATATAACATAGTACTTACTAAATATTTCTATAGCTTCATCAACATTTTGAGCTCTCTCCAATACTATTTTAACCATCTCTAAACTTATTCTTATAGGTTTTAAAAATTCAAAAGGTGTTAAAGTGTTTGGCACAGCAGAAATTCCTATAAATAGACCCTTTTCATTCATCCCTTCGTAGGGCATATTTTTCCCCAATTGCTCCAGTATTACTATTCCATATTTACCTTCCGAAGGTGGTATAAACCAAATTCTTCCCCCCTCTTTATCATTATCAAAATTTCTTCCTACAAGAACATGCCCAAAATTATCTCTTACCCAGAATATAGAGCATGCATATACGGGGGTTGATATTAAAATAAAAATTTCTAGAAAACATATCAATCTTTTCATCTTGTGAAAATTATATCATATTTTTAATTGGCACTCTATTTGGGAAGGTTTCATATATAAGCGTGTTAGTATAAGGTCTAATTTTGACCCTAATTCCATCTATTATATAAGTTATAAAATTCTTAAAGGAGGAGGTTTTTTCATGAAAAAAGTAATTTATATTTTAGGAATTTTGGTTTTTTCAATAGTATTTCTTGTAGGCTGTGATCTCAAAATCAATTCAGAAATTTATCTAAGAGATATATCTGAATATATTATTCAGAAAAATGACAAACTTGAAATAACTACTACTTTAAGGATTGAAATCATTTCTGAAGATACCTATAAAGAAAATAGATTAAAGATAACCCGTATACTAAAGAAATATTTTGGAGAAGTTGAGAATATAAGATTTGAGCAAGAAACTTTTCAAAATTATTATGTTGGAGAAGTTAATCTTCCTCTCACTACTAACGCTTTTAGCGAAAACCTTATATGGTTCACAGCTGATAAGGACGGTAACATACAACTTAATTTTAACGGAGATATTTTCAG is from Dictyoglomus sp. and encodes:
- a CDS encoding linear amide C-N hydrolase, which codes for MKRLICFLEIFILISTPVYACSIFWVRDNFGHVLVGRNFDNDKEGGRIWFIPPSEGKYGIVILEQLGKNMPYEGMNEKGLFIGISAVPNTLTPFEFLKPIRISLEMVKIVLERAQNVDEAIEIFSKYYVIFGTFLGNPVVHYLIVDRMGNSAVIEYVDGKKVILKNSFKTQILTNHFISKEIYISESPTSLERYDIIRENLVNIKTQEIVKRFLDRVKQETTCWSSIYYLDRKIIQVKYRENDFIEFDLYKEFQSPPHGYDLKNMNLESPMPYREDKINWVFRLQWGNSYIDNSGLNYYGLRLLVPLKKDFKMGIEYAYIKDINLIGFSLEKRYDEWLHLSLGMGLYFVLGEKKPGVNFSIGWEPENTIPFKPYLVLRSEILMENSLKSFYSIISGFNFEF
- a CDS encoding carbohydrate ABC transporter permease; this encodes MRKIGILNKLVNKKTKQVILSVILWIIAGFWFIPIFWMLSTSFKSTYTAVAENPPRWIPKEATLENYNIVFAPASGISVSRGIVNSLIVASLATILGLIIATPAAYALSRLRFRGRNLIFWSYVGILAFPGVLFLVPQFFIIHTLGLIDSFSALILPGLGGTFGVFLLRQYMLGIPRELEDAAWIDGCSRLRFLLTIVLPFVRPALLTLGLMSFLASWNSFLWPLLVMNTPEKLTLPIALVRFAAGWADPFRGIGPLMAGAFISVAPTLIIFIIFHRYLMQGISISTGGK
- a CDS encoding mechanosensitive ion channel family protein yields the protein MKGVGIISSGVIRNLILSGIILIICYFIHRFILKGINSIALRTGKEIKTPKTVSMLIGFLIFGFGIAIVLSIWNVNITPYLTGLGISGVVLGLAFQEPLTNFLSGIMVLVTRKVFEGEMVDIDGISGIIDIVEMNHTRVQTFDGKLVLIPNRKVWSGIVTKYWPGPYRRVNFDVTVDYSSDLQKVIELIKKAIEEEPLIVKNNMINNLVVFKEYGNSGVTYTVYFWVAKETYFEAINALSIRIKKIFDENHIRIPYMVVDLRFTQNVK
- a CDS encoding DUF4982 domain-containing protein, which produces MLKLNLDRDWEYTESNLINLSSLLNPSISWKKIDLPHDAVISLERKEKNPSGADEGFTPGVSLFYRKKLFLDEKFKNKKLILEFEGIMGISEIFINGILISKHYYGYTSFLVDITNFIKIKEENIILIHVDTKEKPSSRWYTGAGIYRHVWLHVGERLYIKPWELHVSSKIKEDNKALLKIKVNIKNESEKDSTGKIFFQILNSEEKLIKEKHEDFNIKVDEEKIIDSEIELENFIKWDIESPYLYKLKAVVSIDGKKVDESFTNFGIREIELNPQEGFKLNGRVLKLKGGCIHHDNGILGSASYDKSEERKVEILKKNGFNAVRTAHNPFSPSFLDACDKLGMLVIEEFFDEWVGGKRTFGYHLYFDKYWEEEIENTIKRDFNHPSIIIWSIGNEITWGAGIDPEDEKSYSSIHRWTEKLAKKVKELDSTRFITQAFCHFIFEYENNIEMFEEMDIVYSKIKNEINLKEDKWGKITEKMCKYLDIAGYNYKHERYGYDHKVYPSRIICGTETFPYTSFNSWKETLKYPNVIGDFVWTAIDYLGEAGIGKVSLDEEDFKNFLGQYPWFTANCGDIDICGDKRPQSYYRDIVWGLRKDPIIFVLPPEYYGRKLYIKLWAWEPVERNYSFPGHEGKKIRIFVYANADEVELFLNGKSLCKKPSGEVVKLKTIYDINYEPGILEAIAYKDGKIIGKDTLETVGKPVKLNIIPEKDIISTTNGDLCFIKIVALDEKEREVVYANNKIQVKIEGGEFLALGNADPCTLESFALPEGKLYKGRALLIVKSRGIKEDIKITVEGEKLLKDEKIIRVV
- a CDS encoding extracellular solute-binding protein, whose amino-acid sequence is MKKYFILCLLLTIFTVLFNTAIPQTKTTITFMTPLGGADGAYMDRIIQNFNKQNPDVEVVHLVVVSSVEYKQKLSTGIATKSAPQVLFMRKFDMPLYLDHFRPFTATELKNYGIDIRDIYPQLLEGLVKDNKYYGIPLDVWIFYMAYNKANFKKAGLDPEKPPKTRAEFIKAMEALKKITPKGLTPYYETPTWAWIFVHLLWQHGGDLLTPDFKKPAFKEAAIKTLYFMMDLQDRGILPKAAVDPGPPFQSGQTSVLITGIWTINPWMEALGKDFGYAPAPLLGTKPAVFGGSHVLALPKVMVEDKRVFEAAMKWIRYLWEHALDWYAAGQTPARKSIARSEELKKKLPHIYVVAQQLPYVKTFQFFPYISEVVDEIAVNLEDVLITRKLTPEQAMEKAEKAVQSILDDYWAMVK
- a CDS encoding sugar ABC transporter permease, whose translation is MIKFSSKKLWWEVGNWGFLLPHFLFFLLFIAVPLITNVLMSTHNWNLLGQKIFIGLENFIRIWNDDRFWLAVRNTVIFAIISVPLTIIVGLLIALLLNQKVYGKLWLLVAFVSPTFFGSVGILTTWKWIYASYPSGLANYYLNKIGILKEAISWFETPTRAWTCIIITTIWWIVGFSVLLYLGALQRIPPEQYEAAKVDGASSWKCFWHITLPWMRNVLFFDVVRQVLLAFGLFDQVYFFTGGGPAGTTRTMVYYLYLVGFTRQELGRAAAISWYIFAVVLIFGLLQLAMLTRTIKSAEE